The Caldisericum exile AZM16c01 region TTTCTAAAAAGTTCTGTTGAAGCAGGAAGCACGCCAATTGTTATAGGACCTCCAACGAATCTTCCATCTTTTGTAATTACAGAGAATGTTGTTGCCGTTCCGAAATCAACTGTTACGGCATTTTCATTCGGAAATAATTTATGTGCCTCAAAAATGTCGCAAATTCTATCTGCACCTACAAACCTTGGTTCGTCAACATCAAATTTTATTCCAATCGGTAACTCAGAGTTAATAAGAATTGCATCTCTCCCAGCCATTTTTCGTGCAACTGCTCTAAAGACAGGTGTAAGAGATGGGACAACAGAAGAGATTACAACATCCTCAACGTTTCCGTGAAGTTTCTCTTCTCTAATAAATTGCAGAAGTAACAACCTATATTCATCAGATGTCCTTCCGCTATCTGTTACAATTCTTAAAGTATTTAGAAGCATTCCCTTTTCAAAGAATCCAAACACAATATTTGTGTTTCCAATATCTACCGTTATAACCATTTTTACCTCCTAACTTTCTATTTTACACAAAAAACAGGTATTTTGGTATAATAATTTGGCGAAAGGTGGTTAAAATGAAGAGACAAATAAAAGAAGATATAGCAGCGATTGGAAGAAGACTGTATGAGCATCAACTTAACGGAAGTTACGGTGGAAATTTTTCAGTAAGAGAAGAGGAATTTATATACATAACTCCTTCAGGTGTTCCCAAAGACGAATTAGACTACTCAGATATTCTTGTAATTGATTTCAGTGGAAACGTCGTTGAAGGTGAAGGGAAACCTTCTTCGGAAATTCTTTTTCACATAAAAATTTATAAAGTTCGTCCTGACGTAAACGCAATAATACATGCCCACCCACCATATGCAACAGGTTTTGCTATTGCAAACTCTTCAATTCCAAACAATGTCCACGAAGAATCTACTCTAATATTGGGAGATGTGCCTGTAATTCCTTATGAGATAACTTCCTCAAAAGAACTTGCAGAAAATATTGGTAAGGCAATACAAGACCATAACGCTCTCCTTCTTGCAAACCACGGTGCACTTACCGTTGGGGACACACTGGAAAGAGCATTTAGAAGAATGGAAGAACTCGAAAATCTGTGCAAGATGCTAACTGTTGCAAACCTTCTTGGTGGAGCAAAGCCAATTCCTCAAGATAAACTTGAAAATCTCCTGACTTTATCACTTACTCTTCATTTTTGAGTATTTTTATCTAAAGAATGTAGTATTTATGTAGCTGTAATTTTTTGTTTTTTAAAATTGTAGTAGCAATATTTTATCATTTATTTCTTGTTTTTGCTTGCATTTTTTAATATTTATGATACAATAGGATATGTTTGTAAAAGTTACTAAGTCTGGAAAGCATAAGTATGTCTCCATAGTCTCGGCATACAGAGACAAAGAAAAAAGTATCATAAAGCACAAGGTGATCCTTAACCTTGGTAGATTAGATATGATTGAGAACAACCCAATGTTTGGAAGATTAGGCCTTCGCCTTGCAGAACTATCAAAGTTTAAGGATATGATTGACCTGAATACGGTAAAAGGTGGAAATGTCGTTAATACTGGCTATGCTGTCTACAAGAAACTCTGGGATAACTATGGATTAAATAAACTGCTTAATGATATGAGAGAGAAAACAAATATCCAGTTTGACTTAAACACTTCTATCTTCTTAATGGCAGCAGAACACCTTATGAATCCAAAGAGTAAGCTTGGAACATACAACAATCAACTGCACTATGCTAATCTTCCTTCTGTAGGATTAAACCACCTCTATCGTTCCCTTGACATACTATCAGAGCATAAAGAAACAATTGAAGATTACCTTTTTAACAAACAGAAGAGCCTATTCAATATGAATGTTGATGTTGTCTTCTATGATGCAACAACATTCAGGTTTGAAAGCGTAAAGAAGGATACATTAAGAGACTTTGGATTCAGCAAAGAAAATAGGGTTAATGAAGTGCAGGTTGTCTTAGGACTGCTCATTGATATGGTTGGTCGGCCAATAGGATATGAACTCTTTCCTGGCAATACCTTTGAAGGTAAGACACTTGAGTCGTCCCTTGATAAACTCAGTGGAAGGTTTGGCATACGCAGGGTAATCATCGTTGCAGACAGAGGGCTAAATTCAAAGCTCAACTTAAAGAAAATCAAAGATAAAGGGTATGATTACATTGTTTCATCACGCATAAAGAGCATGAAGAAGGATGTGCAGGAAAGTATCCTGAATGAAGAGGGGTACGTCACAATAAAAGGGAAAGATACCCTTAACCTCAATTCAGCCGATTCAAGCCAAGATGAAGAAACCTTCAGATACAAGCTGCTTGATTATGTAAATACTGTAAGAGATACAGATAACAAACTGTATGACCTCAAAGAGAAGCTCCTTGTAACTTATTCTCCCTTGAGAGCTCAAAAGGATAGAGAGGATAGGCAGAGGTTGATTGATAAAGGAGTAAAATTTCTTGATAACCCTTCTGCTATCAGTGGAAGCTTGAAGCGTGGAGGAAGAAAATACCTCAAGGAGACAAACAAGCTGAACTGGGAATTGGATAAAAATGCAATGTCAAGGGATGAGATGTTTGATGGATACTATGCAATAGAGGTAAGCAAGACTGATATGAATGTAAATGACATTCTTGATGCACACCATGCTCTATGGAAGATAGAAGAATCATTCAGGATAATGAAGAGTACGTTGGAGGTTAGGCCAATCTTCCACTGGACCGAAAAAAGAATCAAAGGCCACTTTGTTGTTTGTTTCCTCTCTTTCCTTCTTGAAAGAACGCTTGAACTAACACTTAAAGAGAATAATATCAAAGCATCACCTGAAAGAATCAAAGAAGCACTCAACTTAATGAATCTTACAGAATTTAGTGCAGAAGGACATTCATTCTATCTTAAAACAAAGTGGGATGAGCTTGGTAACAAGATTCTTAAAATACTTCATATTAAACCTCCAAAAAACATTACTCCCTTTGAAGAGTTAAGAATCTAATCAGAACAAAAAGATCAAACAGAAGTTTGTAGTAGCAAAATGAAGGTTTTTAAAAATTAATTCTTAGGATTTATGCGGGTTGGTTCAAGGTCAACTGATAAAGTCGGGAGAATGGAAGAACTCGAAAATCTGTGCAAGATGCTAACTGTTGCAAACCTTCTTGGTGGAGCAAAGCCAATTCCTCAAGATAAACTTGAAAATCTCTTAGAATTAAAGAAAAAAAGAGGATTATAAAAATAGAGGGAGCTTTTGCCCCCTCAAATTCAAAGTCTTATTCAAATTTCTCTAAAAATGCTTTATATCCAAGGTAGGAAGAATACAAATCTACTTTTGATGCAAGTTCAAATGGTGCATGCATCGAGAGAAGTGCAGGCCCAACATCAAGCACCTGAATGCCTCTATTTGCCATAAATTTAGCAACAGTTCCCCCACCACCTACATCCACTTTACCAAGTTCGCCAATTTGCCAAGGTACCCCATTTTCATTAAAAAGTTTCCTTACCTTGAATACCAATTCAGCAGAAGCGTCAGATGCAGAATATTTTCCACCAGAACCTGTAAATTTGGTGACAACAACTCCATGTCCAAATATTGGAGAATTTTGATCATCAAAAACATCCCTATAAAGAGGATCAATCGCTGCATTTACATCAGCAGATAGTCCGTATGATTTATGTAAAACTTCCCTTACAGAGACATTCTTTATACCTTTTAAGGCAAGATACTTTTCAATTGCATAGTCAAGAAAATCTGATTGAGCACCAGTAATACCATCGCTTCCAATTTCTTCCTTATCAAATAGCATTACACCAATAGTTCTTTTTGGATTTGTTGCATCTATAAGCGCCATTGCCCCTGTAAAGCCACAAATTCTATCATCATGCCCGTAAGATGCAATTGCACCTCTATCAAAACCCACATCACGGGCTTTACCTGCAGGCACAAGCGTTAATTCAGAACTTATAAAATCCTCTTCAACTATTCCATATTTTTCGTTCAAGAGTTTAAGTATTGCGGTCTTGAATTTCTCCTTGTCAGACTCTTTGTCAGGGATACTTCCTACAATTGGATCAAGTGCTTCTCCCTGAATAACTTCTCTTGCATTTTGTTCCATCTGCTTCTTTGCAAGATGTGGCAGTAAATCCGAAATAACAAAAACTGGGTCAGTTTCGCTCTCTCCTATGCTAACTTCCAATTTGGTGCCATCTTTTAGTATTATAACGCCATGAAGTGCAAGAGGAATTGTCACCCACTGATACTTTTTAATACCACCATAGTAGTGTGTTTTAAACATTACAACATCCGCTCCCTCGTAAAGTGGGTTTTGTTTAATATCAATTCTTGGGGAATCAATATGCGCAAATACAAAATTCAAACCATTTTCCACTCCGAGGATTCCGTCTTTCAATAGAAAAATGTTTTTGTTATCATTTATTGCATAATACTTTCCCGAGTGCGTATCTCCTTTAAACAGGTCAACAAAACCGTTTTGCTCTGCAACATTCTTCAAATACTTTACTGCTTCTCTTTCAGTTTTTGCGTTACTTATGAAGTCCTTGTAAGACTCAGAAAAATTAATTACCTCATCATGTTTTAATACTTCCCATGCATTTTTTGTTGAATACTTAAGTTCCACGTTTGCCTCCTTAAAAATTTTTTACCCTTTATTATAACTTGATTTGCATTTTTAAAAAATTTTCATACTATATGTAAAGGAGAAAAGGAGATGGCTTTACAGGGAAATTTAAACGATTTTAAATTGGAAGAAGTAATACAGAGTATCTCAACAAGCAAAAAATCTGGCAAACTTGAAGTTGATGGGGTTATGGGGATGTATGGTATTTACTTTTCAAACGGAGAAATTGTGCATGCAAATGGACCATTTTCGATTGGAGAGGAGGCAATTCTTGATGTATTTCTTGAAATT contains the following coding sequences:
- a CDS encoding type III pantothenate kinase, translated to MVITVDIGNTNIVFGFFEKGMLLNTLRIVTDSGRTSDEYRLLLLQFIREEKLHGNVEDVVISSVVPSLTPVFRAVARKMAGRDAILINSELPIGIKFDVDEPRFVGADRICDIFEAHKLFPNENAVTVDFGTATTFSVITKDGRFVGGPITIGVLPASTELFRKTAQLPRIELVKPKSAIGRNTVEEMQSGVINGFGGLVDRLIELIEEELGEKVRVIGTGGISHIMEGVSKRIEIFDKLLTIKGLYSIYEYVKGK
- a CDS encoding aminopeptidase; translation: MELKYSTKNAWEVLKHDEVINFSESYKDFISNAKTEREAVKYLKNVAEQNGFVDLFKGDTHSGKYYAINDNKNIFLLKDGILGVENGLNFVFAHIDSPRIDIKQNPLYEGADVVMFKTHYYGGIKKYQWVTIPLALHGVIILKDGTKLEVSIGESETDPVFVISDLLPHLAKKQMEQNAREVIQGEALDPIVGSIPDKESDKEKFKTAILKLLNEKYGIVEEDFISSELTLVPAGKARDVGFDRGAIASYGHDDRICGFTGAMALIDATNPKRTIGVMLFDKEEIGSDGITGAQSDFLDYAIEKYLALKGIKNVSVREVLHKSYGLSADVNAAIDPLYRDVFDDQNSPIFGHGVVVTKFTGSGGKYSASDASAELVFKVRKLFNENGVPWQIGELGKVDVGGGGTVAKFMANRGIQVLDVGPALLSMHAPFELASKVDLYSSYLGYKAFLEKFE
- a CDS encoding IS1634 family transposase, yielding MFVKVTKSGKHKYVSIVSAYRDKEKSIIKHKVILNLGRLDMIENNPMFGRLGLRLAELSKFKDMIDLNTVKGGNVVNTGYAVYKKLWDNYGLNKLLNDMREKTNIQFDLNTSIFLMAAEHLMNPKSKLGTYNNQLHYANLPSVGLNHLYRSLDILSEHKETIEDYLFNKQKSLFNMNVDVVFYDATTFRFESVKKDTLRDFGFSKENRVNEVQVVLGLLIDMVGRPIGYELFPGNTFEGKTLESSLDKLSGRFGIRRVIIVADRGLNSKLNLKKIKDKGYDYIVSSRIKSMKKDVQESILNEEGYVTIKGKDTLNLNSADSSQDEETFRYKLLDYVNTVRDTDNKLYDLKEKLLVTYSPLRAQKDREDRQRLIDKGVKFLDNPSAISGSLKRGGRKYLKETNKLNWELDKNAMSRDEMFDGYYAIEVSKTDMNVNDILDAHHALWKIEESFRIMKSTLEVRPIFHWTEKRIKGHFVVCFLSFLLERTLELTLKENNIKASPERIKEALNLMNLTEFSAEGHSFYLKTKWDELGNKILKILHIKPPKNITPFEELRI
- a CDS encoding class II aldolase/adducin family protein → MKRQIKEDIAAIGRRLYEHQLNGSYGGNFSVREEEFIYITPSGVPKDELDYSDILVIDFSGNVVEGEGKPSSEILFHIKIYKVRPDVNAIIHAHPPYATGFAIANSSIPNNVHEESTLILGDVPVIPYEITSSKELAENIGKAIQDHNALLLANHGALTVGDTLERAFRRMEELENLCKMLTVANLLGGAKPIPQDKLENLLTLSLTLHF